A part of Bubalus bubalis isolate 160015118507 breed Murrah chromosome 6, NDDB_SH_1, whole genome shotgun sequence genomic DNA contains:
- the JUN gene encoding transcription factor AP-1, giving the protein MTAKMETTFYDDALNASFLQSESGAYGYSNPKILKQSMTLNLADPVGSLKPHLRAKNSDLLTSPDVGLLKLASPELERLIIQSSNGHITTTPTPTQFLCPKNVTDEQEGFAEGFVRALAELHSQNTLPSVTSAAQPVSGAGLVAPAVASVAGGSGSGGFSASLHSEPPVYANLSNFNPGSLSSGGGAPSYGAAGLAFPAQPQQQQQQPPQPPHHLPQQIPVQHPRLQALKEEPQTVPEMPGETPPLSPIDMESQERIKAERKRMRNRIAASKCRKRKLERIARLEEKVKTLKAQNSELASTANMLREQVAQLKQKVMNHVNSGCQLMLTQQLQTF; this is encoded by the coding sequence CTGCAAAGATGGAAACGACCTTCTACGACGATGCCCTCAACGCCTCGTTCCTCCAGTCTGAGAGCGGCGCCTACGGCTACAGTAACCCCAAGATTCTGAAGCAGAGCATGACCCTGAATCTGGCCGACCCGGTGGGCAGCCTGAAGCCGCACCTCCGGGCCAAGAACTCCGACCTCCTCACCTCTCCCGACGTGGGGCTGCTCAAGCTGGCGTCACCCGAGCTGGAGCGCCTAATCATACAGTCCAGCAACGGGCATATCACCACCACGCCGACCCCCACCCAGTTCCTGTGCCCCAAGAACGTGACGGACGAGCAGGAGGGATTCGCCGAGGGCTTCGTGCGCGCCCTGGCCGAACTGCACAGCCAGAACACGCTGCCCAGCGTCACGTCGGCGGCGCAGCCGGTCAGCGGGGCGGGCCTGGTGGCCCCGGCGGTGGCCTCGGTGGCGGGCGGCAGCGGCAGCGGTGGCTTCAGCGCCAGCCTGCACAGCGAGCCGCCGGTCTACGCCAACCTCAGCAACTTCAACCCCGGCTCGCTGAGCAGCGGCGGCGGGGCGCCCTCCTATGGCGCGGCTGGCCTGGCCTTTCCCGcgcagccccagcagcagcagcagcaaccgcCGCAGCCGCCGCACCACCTGCCCCAGCAGATCCCCGTGCAGCACCCGCGGCTGCAGGCCCTGAAGGAGGAGCCGCAGACGGTGCCCGAGATGCCCGGGGAAACGCCGCCCCTGTCCCCCATCGACATGGAGTCCCAGGAGCGGATCAAGGCGGAGAGGAAGCGCATGAGGAACCGCATCGCTGCCTCCAAGTGCCGGAAAAGGAAGCTGGAGAGGATCGCGCGGCtggaggaaaaagtgaaaaccttGAAAGCGCAGAACTCGGAGCTGGCGTCCACGGCCAATATGCTCAGGGAACAGGTGGCCCAGCTTAAACAGAAAGTCATGAACCACGTTAACAGCGGGTGCCAACTCATGCTAACGCAGCAGTTGCAAACGTTTTGA